One window of Siniperca chuatsi isolate FFG_IHB_CAS linkage group LG15, ASM2008510v1, whole genome shotgun sequence genomic DNA carries:
- the dapp1 gene encoding dual adapter for phosphotyrosine and 3-phosphotyrosine and 3-phosphoinositide isoform X2, whose protein sequence is MSFYSDASTEDMTDELETLWWYHYDLSRHAAEALLLSNGTDGSYLLRNSNEGPACFALSVRAKDSVKHFHVTRKDNGYVFGFNEFATLQDFVNHFANQPLLGSDTGTLIVLKRPYPWRVEEPSIYESVRVHTAIQTGRTENDLVPNAPSLGTKEGYLVKQGAIVKNWKQRWFTLNRYELKYFKDKMCEEPIRTLDLRACSAVQFDYSQDRVNCFCLVFPERTFYLCAKTGVEADEWIKILRWKLSQIRKGR, encoded by the exons GTGGTACCACTATGACCTGTCCCGCCATGCTGCAGAGGCCCTTCTCTtgtccaatgggactgatggaAGTTATCTCCTGAGAAACAGTAATGAGGGACCAGCTTGCTTCGCCCTGTCTGTCAG GGCGAAGGATTCTGTCAAGCATTTTCATGTGACACGCAAAGACAATGGCTATGTGTTTGGATTTAACGAGTTTGCAACCCTTCAAGACTTTGTCAACCACTTTGCTAACCAGCCTCTGCTGGGCAGTGACACAG GAACCCTCATAGTGCTGAAGCGTCCATACCCGTGGCGTGTGGAGGAGCCGTCCATCTACGAGTCTGTGCGAGTTCACACAGCCATACAGACGGGCCGCACAGAAAATGATCTGGTGCCAAATGCACCATCG CTGGGTACAAAGGAAGGCTATCTGGTGAAACAAGGAGCAATTGTAAAG AACTGGAAACAGAGGTGGTTCACACTCAACAGATATGAACTCAAATACTTCAAAGACAAAATG TGTGAGGAGCCCATTCGAACCCTGGATTTGAGAGCCTGCTCTGCAGTCCAGTTTGACTACTCTCAGGACAGAGTCAACTGTTTCTG CCTGGTGTTTCCTGAGAGAACATTTTATCTTTGTGCAAAGACTGGTGTGGAGGCAGACGAGTGGATCAAGATCCTGAGGTGGAAACTG TCACAGATAAGAAAAGGTCGATGA
- the dapp1 gene encoding dual adapter for phosphotyrosine and 3-phosphotyrosine and 3-phosphoinositide isoform X1, giving the protein MSFYSDASTEDMTDELETLWWYHYDLSRHAAEALLLSNGTDGSYLLRNSNEGPACFALSVRAKDSVKHFHVTRKDNGYVFGFNEFATLQDFVNHFANQPLLGSDTGSQTCNLPSASEPGTLIVLKRPYPWRVEEPSIYESVRVHTAIQTGRTENDLVPNAPSLGTKEGYLVKQGAIVKNWKQRWFTLNRYELKYFKDKMCEEPIRTLDLRACSAVQFDYSQDRVNCFCLVFPERTFYLCAKTGVEADEWIKILRWKLSQIRKGR; this is encoded by the exons GTGGTACCACTATGACCTGTCCCGCCATGCTGCAGAGGCCCTTCTCTtgtccaatgggactgatggaAGTTATCTCCTGAGAAACAGTAATGAGGGACCAGCTTGCTTCGCCCTGTCTGTCAG GGCGAAGGATTCTGTCAAGCATTTTCATGTGACACGCAAAGACAATGGCTATGTGTTTGGATTTAACGAGTTTGCAACCCTTCAAGACTTTGTCAACCACTTTGCTAACCAGCCTCTGCTGGGCAGTGACACAG GTAGTCAGACCTGTAACCTCCCCTCTGCCTCTGAACCAGGAACCCTCATAGTGCTGAAGCGTCCATACCCGTGGCGTGTGGAGGAGCCGTCCATCTACGAGTCTGTGCGAGTTCACACAGCCATACAGACGGGCCGCACAGAAAATGATCTGGTGCCAAATGCACCATCG CTGGGTACAAAGGAAGGCTATCTGGTGAAACAAGGAGCAATTGTAAAG AACTGGAAACAGAGGTGGTTCACACTCAACAGATATGAACTCAAATACTTCAAAGACAAAATG TGTGAGGAGCCCATTCGAACCCTGGATTTGAGAGCCTGCTCTGCAGTCCAGTTTGACTACTCTCAGGACAGAGTCAACTGTTTCTG CCTGGTGTTTCCTGAGAGAACATTTTATCTTTGTGCAAAGACTGGTGTGGAGGCAGACGAGTGGATCAAGATCCTGAGGTGGAAACTG TCACAGATAAGAAAAGGTCGATGA
- the lamtor3 gene encoding ragulator complex protein LAMTOR3, which yields MADDLKRYLYKQLQSVEGLHAIVVTDRDGVPVIKVANDNAPVHALRPGFLSTFALATDQGSKLGLSKNKSIICYYNTYQIVQFNRLPLVISFIASSNANTGLIMSLEKELTSLIEELRQVVEVT from the exons ATGGCTGAT GATTTGAAGAGATACTTGTACAAACAGCTTCAGAG TGTTGAAGGTCTTCATGCTATTGTAGTGACAGACAGGGATGGTGTCCCAGTTATTAAAG TTGCTAATGACAACGCCCCAGTCCACGCACTGAGACCTGGCTTCTTGTCCACTTTCGCTCTGGCCACAGATCAGGGCAGCAAGCTGGGCCTCTCTAAGAACAAGAGCATCATCTGCTACTACAACACCTACCAG ATTGTACAGTTCAATCGGTTACCACTGGTCATCAGTTTCATTGCCAGCAGCAATGCCAACACAG GTCTCATCATGAGTCTGGAGAAGGAGTTGACTTCACTAATAGAGGAGCTGAGGCAGGTGGTGGAGGTTACATAA